A stretch of Pseudomonas sp. LS.1a DNA encodes these proteins:
- a CDS encoding amino acid permease has product MASLHNNKQRSLQHGLTSRQVSMISIAGIIGAGLFIGSSNAIATAGPAILISYAMTGLLVLLVMRMLGEMAIANPNSGSFSTYASEAIGPWAGFTIGWLYWWFWVLIIPVEAIAGADILHAYFPGVPSWLFAFLIMLVLSGTNLISVKNFGAFEYWFALVKVVAIIAFIVVCSLAVFGVWPLAEVSGVSRLWDNGGFMPNGFGTVLGGVLITIFSFFGAEIVTIAADETANPKDKIRRATNLVVYRIAIFYLASIFLVVSLVAWNDPGLKAVGSFQRVLEVLNVPGAKLLVDIVVLVAVTSCMNSGLYTASRMLYSLGARGQALSVTKRISGSGVPTVAVIFSTLAGFAGCFVNYVFPGKVFGFLLSTTGAIALLVYLVIAVSQLRMRARAEREGRPLELKMWLFPWLTWLVIGTIVMVLGYMLFSDAYRYETLMTAGVTAFILLVSLTQRGTKVVAQTA; this is encoded by the coding sequence ATGGCTTCGCTACACAACAACAAACAGCGCTCCCTGCAGCACGGCCTGACGTCCCGTCAGGTCTCCATGATCTCCATTGCCGGCATCATCGGGGCCGGCCTGTTCATCGGTTCCTCCAACGCCATCGCCACCGCCGGCCCGGCCATCCTCATCTCCTACGCCATGACCGGCCTGCTGGTCTTGCTGGTGATGCGCATGCTGGGCGAAATGGCCATCGCCAACCCCAACAGCGGCTCGTTTTCCACCTATGCCTCCGAAGCCATCGGCCCTTGGGCGGGCTTTACCATCGGCTGGCTGTACTGGTGGTTCTGGGTACTGATCATTCCGGTCGAGGCCATTGCCGGCGCCGATATCCTGCATGCCTACTTCCCCGGTGTGCCGTCGTGGCTGTTCGCCTTCCTGATCATGCTGGTGCTGTCGGGCACCAACCTGATCAGCGTGAAGAACTTCGGGGCCTTCGAGTACTGGTTCGCGCTGGTCAAGGTGGTGGCGATCATTGCCTTCATCGTGGTCTGCAGCCTGGCGGTGTTCGGCGTCTGGCCGCTGGCCGAGGTGTCCGGGGTGAGCCGGCTGTGGGACAACGGTGGCTTCATGCCCAACGGTTTCGGCACCGTGCTCGGTGGCGTGCTGATCACCATCTTCTCGTTCTTCGGCGCCGAAATCGTCACCATTGCCGCTGACGAAACCGCCAACCCGAAAGACAAGATCCGCCGCGCCACCAACCTGGTGGTGTACCGCATCGCCATCTTCTACCTGGCGTCGATCTTCCTGGTGGTGTCGCTGGTGGCCTGGAACGACCCGGGGCTTAAAGCCGTGGGTTCGTTCCAGCGCGTGCTGGAAGTGCTGAACGTGCCGGGTGCCAAGCTGCTGGTGGATATCGTGGTGCTGGTGGCCGTGACCAGCTGCATGAACTCGGGCCTGTACACCGCGTCGCGCATGCTCTATTCGCTGGGCGCCCGTGGCCAGGCGCTGAGCGTTACCAAGCGTATCTCCGGTTCTGGCGTACCGACCGTGGCGGTCATTTTCTCGACCCTGGCCGGCTTTGCCGGGTGCTTCGTCAACTATGTGTTCCCGGGCAAAGTGTTCGGCTTCCTGCTGTCCACCACGGGTGCCATCGCCTTGCTGGTGTACCTGGTGATTGCCGTGTCGCAGCTGCGCATGCGTGCCCGTGCCGAGCGTGAAGGGCGGCCGCTGGAGCTGAAGATGTGGCTGTTCCCGTGGCTGACCTGGCTGGTGATCGGCACCATCGTCATGGTGCTGGGCTACATGCTGTTCAGCGATGCCTACCGCTACGAGACGCTGATGACTGCCGGAGTGACTGCATTCATCTTGCTGGTTTCGCTGACCCAGCGAGGCACCAAGGTGGTTGCCCAGACGGCCTGA
- the gcvA gene encoding transcriptional regulator GcvA has translation MSKRLMPSTTALQCFEAAARHLSFTRAAQELHLTQSAVSKQVAQLEDMLSHSLFQRIRRRLHLTPAGALYLTEVNKILTQIDISSRYILSYGDETEVLRIATQPTFGARWLVPRLKGFGDRYPRIHLDIRNELEPFDLVQAKADIAFFFGQGTWPGATCIELFSEEVVPVCSPQLLANHRFDSAQALTEHRLLQCVSRPEAWHEWFLGLGLHSQNSYHGPRFDTFYLCIRAAIAGCGIALIPRYLVAEELSEGKLVVAWDHPVASNGRHFIAHAEHAAEVPKVRAFVQWIRERVAEGD, from the coding sequence ATGTCCAAACGCCTGATGCCTTCGACCACCGCCCTTCAGTGCTTCGAAGCGGCCGCCCGCCACCTCAGCTTCACCCGCGCGGCCCAGGAACTGCACCTGACCCAGAGCGCCGTCAGCAAGCAGGTGGCGCAGCTCGAGGACATGCTGTCGCACTCGCTGTTCCAGCGCATTCGCCGGCGCCTGCACCTGACCCCCGCCGGCGCGCTGTACCTCACCGAAGTGAACAAGATCCTCACCCAGATCGACATTTCCAGCCGCTACATCCTCAGCTACGGCGACGAGACCGAAGTGCTGCGCATCGCCACCCAGCCCACCTTCGGCGCGCGCTGGCTGGTGCCCCGGCTGAAGGGTTTTGGCGACCGCTACCCGCGCATTCACCTGGATATCCGCAACGAACTGGAGCCGTTCGACCTGGTGCAGGCCAAGGCCGACATTGCGTTTTTCTTCGGCCAGGGCACCTGGCCCGGGGCAACCTGCATCGAGCTGTTCAGCGAAGAAGTGGTGCCGGTGTGCAGCCCGCAGCTGCTGGCCAACCACCGTTTCGACAGCGCCCAGGCGCTGACCGAACACCGCCTGCTGCAGTGCGTGTCGCGCCCGGAGGCCTGGCACGAATGGTTCCTGGGGCTGGGGTTGCATAGCCAGAACAGCTACCACGGGCCACGCTTCGACACGTTCTACCTGTGCATCCGCGCGGCCATTGCCGGCTGCGGCATCGCCCTGATTCCGCGCTACCTGGTGGCCGAAGAACTGAGCGAGGGCAAGCTGGTGGTGGCCTGGGACCACCCGGTGGCGAGCAATGGCCGGCACTTCATCGCCCATGCCGAGCATGCGGCCGAAGTGCCCAAGGTCAGGGCCTTCGTGCAGTGGATTCGGGAGCGGGTGGCCGAGGGGGATTGA
- a CDS encoding 2-aminoadipate transaminase, translating to MNQESISQSIAIVHPITLSHGRNAEVWDTDGKRYIDFVGGIGVLNLGHCNPAVVEAIQAQATRLTHYAFNAAPHGPYLALMEQLSQFVPVSYPLAGMLTNSGAEAAENALKVARGATGKRAIIAFDGGFHGRTLATLNLNGKVAPYKQRVGELPGPVYHLPYPSADTGVTCEQALKAMDRLFSVELAVEDVAAFIFEPVQGEGGFLALDPGFAQALRRFCDERGILIIIDEIQSGFGRTGQRFAFPRLGLEPDLLLLAKSIAGGMPLGAVVGRKELMAALPKGGLGGTYSGNPIACAAALASLAQMTDENVATWGERQEQAIVRRYERWKASGLSPFIGRLTGVGAMRGIEFVNADGSPAPAQLAKVMEAARAKGLLLMPSGKARHIIRLLAPLTIEAAVLEEGLDILEQCLAELN from the coding sequence ATGAACCAGGAAAGTATCAGCCAATCCATTGCCATCGTTCACCCGATCACACTTTCCCATGGCCGTAATGCCGAAGTCTGGGACACTGACGGCAAACGTTACATCGACTTCGTCGGCGGTATCGGTGTGCTCAACCTGGGCCACTGCAACCCGGCCGTGGTCGAGGCGATCCAGGCCCAGGCCACTCGCCTGACCCACTACGCCTTCAACGCAGCCCCCCACGGGCCATACCTGGCACTGATGGAGCAACTGAGCCAATTCGTGCCGGTCAGCTACCCCTTGGCCGGCATGCTCACCAACAGCGGCGCGGAAGCTGCGGAAAACGCCCTGAAAGTAGCCCGCGGTGCCACCGGCAAACGCGCCATCATCGCCTTCGACGGCGGCTTCCACGGTCGCACTCTGGCCACGCTGAACCTCAACGGCAAGGTCGCCCCGTACAAGCAGCGGGTCGGTGAACTGCCAGGGCCGGTGTACCACCTGCCCTACCCCAGCGCCGACACCGGGGTAACCTGCGAACAGGCCCTCAAGGCCATGGACCGCCTGTTCAGCGTCGAGCTGGCCGTGGAGGACGTGGCGGCGTTCATCTTCGAGCCGGTGCAGGGCGAAGGCGGCTTCCTCGCCCTTGACCCAGGCTTCGCCCAGGCCCTGCGCCGCTTCTGCGACGAGCGCGGGATCCTGATCATCATCGACGAGATCCAGTCGGGTTTCGGTCGTACCGGCCAGCGCTTCGCCTTCCCGCGCTTAGGGCTTGAGCCCGACCTGCTGCTGTTGGCCAAGAGTATTGCCGGCGGCATGCCACTGGGTGCGGTGGTCGGGCGCAAGGAACTGATGGCAGCGCTGCCCAAAGGCGGCCTGGGTGGCACCTATTCGGGCAACCCGATCGCCTGCGCGGCGGCCCTGGCCAGCCTGGCGCAGATGACCGACGAGAACGTCGCTACCTGGGGTGAGCGCCAGGAGCAGGCAATCGTGCGCCGCTACGAGCGCTGGAAGGCTTCTGGGCTGAGCCCGTTCATCGGCCGCCTGACCGGCGTCGGCGCCATGCGCGGGATCGAGTTCGTCAATGCCGACGGCAGCCCGGCACCGGCGCAGCTGGCCAAGGTGATGGAAGCGGCGCGAGCCAAGGGCCTGTTGCTGATGCCTAGCGGCAAGGCACGGCACATCATCCGCCTGCTGGCACCGCTGACCATCGAGGCCGCGGTGCTCGAAGAAGGTCTGGATATCCTCGAGCAGTGCCTGGCCGAGCTGAACTGA
- the fusA gene encoding elongation factor G has product MARTTPIELYRNIGIVAHVDAGKTTTTERILFYTGVNHKMGEVHDGAATMDWMAQEQERGITITSAATTAFWQGSTKQFAHKYRFNIIDTPGHVDFTIEVERSLRVLDGAVVVFSGADGVEPQSETVWRQANKYHVPRLAYINKMDRQGADFLRVVRQIDQRLGHHPVPIQLAIGSEENFVGQIDLVKMKAIYWNDADQGTSYREEDIPAELQALADEWRAHMVEAAAEADDELLTKFLEGEALSIEEIKAGLRKRTLNNEIVPTILGSSFKNKGVPLMLDAVIDYLPAPSEIPAIKGTDPDDEEKHLERHADDSEPFSALAFKIATDPFVGTLTFARVYSGVLSSGNAVLNSVKGKKERIGRMVQMHANQRAEIKDVCAGDIAALIGMKDVTTGDTLCDMDKPIILERMDFPDPVISVAVEPKTKADQEKMGIALGKLAQEDPSFRVRTDEETGQTIISGMGELHLDIIVDRMRREFNVEANIGKPQVAYREKIRNTCEIEGRFVRQSGGRGQYGHCWIRFAPGDEGKEGLEFINEIVGGVVPREYIPAIQKGIEEQMKNGVLAGYPLINLKAAVYDGSYHDVDSNEMAYKIAASMATKQLSQKGGAVLLEPVMKVEVVTPEEYQGDILGDLSRRRGMIQDGDETPAGKVIRAEVPLGEMFGYATSMRSMTQGRASFSMEFTRYAEAPASIADAIVKKNRGE; this is encoded by the coding sequence ATGGCCCGCACAACGCCCATCGAGCTGTACCGCAATATCGGCATCGTCGCCCACGTGGATGCCGGCAAGACCACGACCACCGAGCGGATCCTGTTCTACACCGGGGTCAACCACAAGATGGGCGAAGTGCACGATGGTGCCGCGACCATGGACTGGATGGCCCAGGAGCAGGAGCGCGGCATCACCATTACCTCGGCGGCGACCACCGCCTTCTGGCAGGGCTCGACCAAGCAGTTCGCCCACAAGTATCGCTTCAACATCATCGACACCCCCGGCCACGTCGACTTCACCATCGAGGTGGAGCGCTCGCTGCGCGTGCTCGATGGCGCGGTGGTGGTATTCAGCGGCGCGGACGGGGTCGAACCACAGTCCGAGACCGTTTGGCGCCAGGCCAACAAGTACCACGTGCCACGCCTGGCCTACATCAACAAGATGGACCGCCAGGGCGCTGACTTCCTGCGCGTGGTCAGGCAGATCGACCAACGCCTGGGCCACCACCCGGTACCCATCCAGCTGGCCATCGGCAGCGAAGAAAACTTTGTCGGCCAGATCGACCTGGTGAAGATGAAGGCCATCTACTGGAACGACGCGGATCAGGGCACCAGCTATCGCGAGGAAGACATCCCCGCCGAACTGCAGGCACTGGCCGACGAATGGCGCGCGCACATGGTCGAGGCCGCAGCCGAGGCCGATGACGAACTGCTCACCAAGTTTCTCGAAGGCGAAGCGTTAAGCATCGAAGAGATCAAGGCCGGCCTGCGCAAACGCACCCTGAACAACGAGATCGTGCCGACCATCCTCGGCTCGTCGTTCAAGAACAAGGGCGTACCGCTGATGCTCGACGCGGTCATCGACTACCTGCCCGCGCCTTCGGAAATCCCCGCCATCAAGGGCACCGACCCGGATGACGAAGAGAAGCACCTGGAGCGCCACGCCGACGACAGCGAGCCGTTCTCGGCCCTGGCGTTCAAGATCGCCACCGACCCGTTCGTCGGCACCCTGACCTTCGCCCGGGTCTATTCCGGCGTGCTCAGCTCCGGCAACGCGGTGCTCAACTCGGTCAAGGGCAAGAAAGAACGCATCGGCCGCATGGTGCAGATGCATGCCAACCAGCGCGCCGAAATCAAGGACGTGTGCGCTGGCGACATCGCCGCGCTGATCGGCATGAAGGACGTGACCACCGGCGACACCCTGTGCGACATGGACAAGCCGATCATCCTCGAACGCATGGACTTCCCTGACCCGGTCATTTCCGTGGCAGTGGAGCCGAAGACCAAGGCCGACCAGGAAAAAATGGGCATTGCCCTAGGCAAGCTGGCCCAGGAAGACCCGTCATTCCGTGTGCGCACCGATGAAGAGACTGGCCAGACCATCATCTCGGGCATGGGCGAGTTGCACCTGGACATCATCGTCGACCGCATGCGCCGCGAGTTCAACGTCGAGGCCAACATCGGCAAGCCACAGGTGGCCTACCGCGAGAAAATCCGCAACACCTGCGAAATCGAGGGCCGCTTCGTCCGCCAGTCCGGCGGCCGAGGCCAGTACGGCCACTGCTGGATCCGCTTTGCCCCCGGCGACGAGGGCAAGGAAGGCCTGGAGTTCATCAACGAAATCGTCGGCGGCGTGGTACCGCGCGAGTACATCCCGGCGATCCAGAAGGGCATCGAGGAGCAGATGAAGAACGGCGTGCTCGCCGGCTACCCACTGATCAACCTGAAGGCGGCGGTGTACGACGGCTCGTACCACGATGTCGACTCCAACGAAATGGCCTACAAGATCGCCGCCTCGATGGCCACCAAGCAGCTGTCGCAGAAAGGTGGAGCGGTGTTGCTGGAGCCGGTGATGAAGGTGGAAGTGGTGACCCCGGAGGAGTACCAGGGTGACATCCTCGGTGATCTGAGCCGGCGCCGCGGGATGATCCAGGATGGTGACGAAACGCCGGCCGGCAAGGTGATCCGTGCCGAGGTGCCGCTGGGCGAGATGTTCGGCTACGCCACCTCGATGCGCTCGATGACCCAGGGCCGGGCCAGCTTCTCGATGGAGTTCACCCGCTATGCCGAGGCGCCGGCGAGTATTGCCGACGCCATCGTCAAGAAGAACCGCGGGGAATAG